One window from the genome of Pseudomonas leptonychotis encodes:
- the thiL gene encoding thiamine-phosphate kinase — MGEFELIRHYFAAASCAQAGEGVALGIGDDCALLDLPAGEQLAISTDTLVVGVHFPESPDPFLLGQRALGVSVSDLAAMGATPVGFTLAITLPSADPDWLQAFARGLDQMAQRCAIRLIGGDTTRGPLSLTLTVFGRVPKGQALTRSGAQIGDLLCVGGELGDAAGALPLVLGQRQAEQAVTQPLLARYWSPMPQLDLGCALRGKATAALDISDGLLADCGHIAAASGVALVIEQAQVPVSTALLAFAGEARARQCALSGGDDYRLAFTLPAHFLLELQQMGLPIQVIGRVAAGEGVILLDSRGQPVQPPRSGYQHFGSACD, encoded by the coding sequence TTGGGCGAGTTCGAGCTGATCCGTCACTACTTCGCCGCTGCGTCCTGTGCGCAGGCTGGCGAAGGCGTGGCTTTGGGCATTGGCGACGACTGTGCCCTGCTGGATTTGCCGGCTGGTGAACAGCTGGCAATTTCCACTGACACTCTGGTTGTCGGGGTGCATTTCCCCGAATCCCCCGATCCGTTTTTGCTCGGCCAGCGTGCGCTCGGCGTTTCGGTCAGCGATCTCGCGGCCATGGGCGCGACACCTGTTGGTTTTACCCTCGCGATAACCCTGCCCAGTGCTGATCCGGATTGGCTGCAGGCGTTTGCCCGTGGCCTGGATCAAATGGCGCAGCGCTGCGCGATTCGTTTGATCGGCGGTGATACCACCCGTGGCCCCCTAAGCCTGACGCTTACCGTGTTCGGTCGTGTGCCCAAGGGGCAGGCGTTGACCCGCAGCGGTGCGCAGATCGGTGATCTGCTCTGCGTCGGTGGTGAGCTGGGCGATGCCGCCGGTGCCTTGCCGTTGGTGCTGGGGCAGCGGCAGGCCGAGCAGGCCGTGACGCAGCCGTTGTTGGCGCGCTATTGGTCGCCTATGCCGCAGCTTGATTTAGGTTGCGCGCTGCGCGGCAAGGCCACCGCGGCGCTGGATATCTCCGATGGCCTGCTGGCTGACTGCGGGCACATCGCTGCCGCATCTGGGGTGGCGTTAGTCATTGAGCAGGCGCAGGTGCCGGTTTCCACCGCTCTACTGGCATTTGCCGGGGAGGCGCGGGCGCGTCAATGTGCATTAAGTGGTGGTGACGATTACCGATTGGCCTTTACCCTGCCGGCTCACTTCCTGCTGGAGCTTCAGCAAATGGGGTTGCCGATACAGGTAATTGGCCGGGTTGCGGCTGGCGAAGGCGTCATTTTGCTGGATTCGCGCGGTCAGCCCGTACAACCGCCGCGTAGCGGCTATCAACATTTTGGAAGTGCCTGTGACTGA
- the nusB gene encoding transcription antitermination factor NusB, giving the protein MSQSDGTGQQPQAPKKGPSTKTLARRQARTLAMQALYSWHMAGQQLNEIEAQFRVDNDFTAVDGAYFHEILHGVPRQKTEIDGAFESLLDRPLDEIDPVELSILRLSTYELKNRVDIPYRVVINEGIELAKVFGATDGHKFVNGVLDKLAPRLRADEVRANKR; this is encoded by the coding sequence GTGAGCCAGAGCGACGGCACCGGGCAGCAGCCACAAGCGCCGAAAAAAGGCCCCAGCACTAAAACCCTCGCGCGTCGTCAGGCGCGCACCTTGGCCATGCAGGCGTTGTACTCCTGGCACATGGCGGGTCAGCAGCTGAACGAGATCGAAGCGCAGTTTCGCGTCGATAACGATTTCACTGCGGTGGACGGGGCTTACTTTCACGAGATTCTGCACGGCGTACCGCGGCAGAAAACCGAGATCGACGGCGCCTTTGAGTCCTTGCTGGATCGTCCGCTGGATGAAATCGATCCGGTTGAATTGTCGATTCTGCGTCTGTCGACCTACGAGCTGAAGAACCGCGTGGATATTCCCTATCGCGTGGTGATCAACGAAGGCATCGAACTGGCCAAGGTGTTTGGCGCAACCGACGGGCACAAGTTCGTCAACGGCGTACTGGACAAGCTGGCGCCGCGTTTGCGGGCTGATGAAGTTCGCGCCAACAAGCGCTGA
- the ribE gene encoding 6,7-dimethyl-8-ribityllumazine synthase, with translation MTLKTIEGTFIAPQGKFALVVGRFNSFVVESLVSGAVDALVRHGVKESDITLIRAPGAFEIPLVAQKVAQRGDFDAIIALGAVIRGGTPHFEYVAGECTKGLAQVSMEFGVPVAFGVLTVDSIEQAIERSGTKAGNKGAEAALSALEMVSLLAQLEAK, from the coding sequence ATGACCCTGAAGACCATCGAAGGTACTTTCATCGCCCCGCAAGGCAAATTCGCCCTGGTCGTCGGCCGCTTTAACAGCTTCGTTGTTGAAAGCCTGGTAAGCGGCGCGGTTGACGCTCTGGTTCGCCACGGCGTGAAAGAAAGCGATATAACCCTCATCCGTGCGCCGGGTGCCTTCGAAATTCCGTTGGTTGCACAGAAAGTCGCCCAGCGTGGCGATTTTGACGCGATCATCGCCCTCGGCGCGGTTATTCGTGGCGGCACCCCGCACTTCGAATACGTCGCCGGTGAATGCACCAAGGGCCTGGCCCAGGTGTCCATGGAGTTCGGCGTGCCGGTTGCCTTCGGCGTACTGACTGTCGATTCCATCGAGCAAGCCATCGAGCGCTCCGGCACCAAGGCCGGCAACAAGGGTGCAGAAGCTGCATTGTCTGCCCTGGAAATGGTCAGCCTGCTGGCGCAGTTGGAGGCCAAGTGA
- the ribBA gene encoding bifunctional 3,4-dihydroxy-2-butanone-4-phosphate synthase/GTP cyclohydrolase II, whose translation MALNSIEELVEDIRAGKMVILMDDEDRENEGDLIIASECVSAEHINFMARFARGLICMPMTRERCETLKLPLMAPRNGSGFGTKFTVSIEAAVGVTTGISAADRACTVQAAAAKNAKADDIVSPGHIFPLMAQPGGVLARAGHTEAACDLARMGGFEPSGVICEIMNDDGTMSRRPELEEFAKQHGIKIGTIADLIHYRLIHERTVERVSEQVLDSELGQFNLVTYSDSVENDVHMALTLGEICAEEPTLVRVHNMDPLRDLFMVNQPGRWSLRAAMAEVAKDGSGVVLLLGNPLTGPDLLAHLERQLGGETKVANPTTYSTVGAGSQILRDLGVRKMRLMSSPMKFNAISGFDLEVVEYLPAE comes from the coding sequence ATGGCTCTTAACAGTATTGAAGAACTGGTCGAAGACATCCGCGCCGGCAAGATGGTCATCCTCATGGATGACGAAGACCGCGAAAACGAAGGCGATCTGATCATCGCGTCCGAGTGCGTCAGTGCCGAGCACATCAACTTCATGGCGCGCTTTGCCCGTGGCTTGATCTGCATGCCGATGACCCGCGAGCGCTGCGAAACCCTCAAGCTGCCGCTGATGGCGCCGCGCAACGGTTCCGGTTTTGGCACCAAGTTCACGGTCTCCATCGAAGCAGCTGTTGGCGTGACTACGGGTATTTCAGCCGCTGACCGCGCCTGTACCGTACAGGCTGCTGCTGCGAAAAACGCTAAAGCCGACGATATCGTCAGCCCCGGTCACATCTTCCCGCTGATGGCTCAGCCTGGCGGTGTTCTGGCCCGTGCCGGGCACACTGAAGCGGCCTGCGACCTCGCGCGTATGGGCGGCTTTGAGCCGAGCGGAGTGATCTGCGAAATTATGAACGACGACGGCACCATGTCGCGTCGCCCTGAGCTGGAAGAGTTTGCCAAGCAGCACGGCATCAAGATCGGCACCATTGCTGACCTGATCCACTACCGTCTGATTCATGAGCGCACGGTTGAGCGCGTCAGCGAGCAGGTACTCGACAGCGAGTTGGGCCAGTTCAACCTGGTGACCTACAGCGACTCGGTGGAAAACGATGTGCATATGGCGTTGACCCTCGGCGAAATTTGCGCCGAAGAGCCAACGCTGGTGCGTGTGCACAACATGGACCCGCTGCGTGATCTGTTTATGGTTAACCAGCCAGGCCGTTGGAGCCTGCGCGCGGCCATGGCCGAAGTGGCTAAAGATGGCAGTGGCGTGGTGCTGCTGCTGGGCAATCCGCTGACCGGTCCAGACCTGCTGGCGCACTTGGAACGTCAGTTGGGCGGTGAGACGAAAGTCGCCAACCCGACTACTTACAGCACCGTCGGCGCCGGCTCGCAGATTCTGCGCGATCTCGGCGTGCGCAAAATGCGCCTAATGAGTTCGCCGATGAAGTTCAATGCAATATCCGGCTTTGACCTAGAAGTTGTAGAATACCTGCCCGCAGAGTAA
- a CDS encoding riboflavin synthase has protein sequence MFTGIIEAIGSIRALTPKGGDVRVYVETGKLDLADVKLGDSIAVNGVCLTAVELPGDGFWADVSRETLAHTAFISLKAGSKVNLEKALTPTSRLGGHLVSGHVDGVGEVVARADNARAVQFTIRAPRELAKYIAHKGSITVDGTSLTVNSVNGAEFELTIVPHTLAETIMVDYRPGSQINLEVDLLARYLERLLLGDKAAEPKSSGMTASFLAAHGYLNK, from the coding sequence ATGTTTACCGGCATAATCGAAGCCATTGGCAGTATCCGCGCATTGACCCCTAAAGGTGGTGACGTGCGGGTCTATGTGGAAACCGGCAAGCTCGATCTCGCCGACGTCAAACTCGGTGACAGCATTGCGGTCAACGGCGTGTGCCTGACGGCTGTGGAGTTACCGGGCGATGGTTTCTGGGCCGATGTCAGTCGCGAAACCCTGGCGCATACCGCCTTTATCAGTTTAAAAGCCGGCAGCAAGGTCAATTTGGAAAAGGCCCTGACGCCTACCAGTCGCCTCGGTGGTCACCTGGTCAGCGGCCATGTGGATGGCGTCGGCGAAGTCGTTGCCCGCGCCGATAACGCCCGTGCCGTGCAGTTCACCATTCGCGCGCCGCGCGAGCTGGCCAAATACATCGCCCATAAAGGCTCGATTACCGTCGATGGCACCAGCCTGACGGTTAACTCGGTCAACGGTGCCGAATTCGAGCTGACCATCGTGCCGCACACCCTGGCCGAGACCATCATGGTCGACTATCGCCCTGGCAGTCAGATCAACCTCGAAGTGGACCTGCTGGCCCGTTACCTGGAGCGTCTGCTGCTCGGTGACAAAGCCGCCGAGCCGAAAAGCTCGGGCATGACCGCAAGTTTTCTCGCCGCACACGGCTACTTGAACAAATAA
- the ribD gene encoding bifunctional diaminohydroxyphosphoribosylaminopyrimidine deaminase/5-amino-6-(5-phosphoribosylamino)uracil reductase RibD: MNSDHAFMARALELARKGLYSTHPNPRVGCVIVHDGRIVGEGWHARAGEPHAEVHALRQAGDKARGATAYVTLEPCSHHGRTPPCADALINAGITRVVAAMQDTNPQVGGNGLLRLMHAGIAVQSGVLEAEARALNAGFIKRMEKGLPFVRVKLAMSLDGRTAMASGESQWITGPAARSAVQRLRARSSVVLTGADTVLADDARLTVRADELGLGAELTALAITRPPLRVLVDGRLRVPLSVPFFQAGAAMVATCAAASARDRYLDDGHELLAVPGSNGHVDLRKLLIELASRGANEVLVEAGPRLAGAFARLGLVDEYQLFVAPKLLGSSARPLLDLPLARMADAPALKIVEMRAVGDDWRIIAVPQSVA, from the coding sequence ATGAATTCAGATCACGCCTTTATGGCCCGCGCGCTGGAGCTGGCCCGCAAAGGCCTGTATTCCACCCATCCCAATCCCCGTGTCGGCTGTGTAATCGTCCACGATGGGCGCATTGTCGGCGAAGGTTGGCATGCCCGTGCGGGTGAGCCCCACGCGGAAGTGCATGCGCTGCGCCAGGCCGGTGATAAGGCCCGCGGCGCGACGGCTTACGTGACCCTTGAACCCTGTAGTCATCATGGGCGTACGCCGCCGTGCGCCGATGCACTGATCAACGCCGGCATCACCCGCGTCGTTGCCGCCATGCAGGACACCAACCCGCAGGTCGGCGGTAATGGCCTGCTGCGGTTGATGCATGCCGGTATCGCCGTACAAAGCGGTGTGCTGGAGGCAGAGGCGCGCGCGCTGAATGCCGGGTTTATCAAGCGTATGGAGAAGGGCTTGCCGTTTGTGCGGGTCAAGTTGGCGATGAGCCTGGATGGGCGTACTGCCATGGCCAGTGGCGAAAGCCAGTGGATTACTGGGCCCGCTGCACGGTCCGCGGTGCAGCGTTTGCGGGCTCGTTCCAGCGTGGTGTTGACCGGTGCCGATACGGTGCTGGCCGATGATGCGCGGCTGACCGTACGCGCCGACGAGCTGGGGCTGGGGGCTGAACTGACGGCTTTGGCCATCACCCGGCCGCCGCTGCGGGTATTGGTCGACGGGCGTTTGCGCGTGCCGTTGAGTGTGCCGTTCTTTCAGGCCGGCGCGGCCATGGTGGCGACCTGTGCGGCGGCATCTGCCCGTGATCGCTATCTGGACGATGGACATGAACTATTGGCCGTACCCGGTAGCAACGGGCATGTTGACCTGCGTAAGTTGCTGATCGAGCTGGCCAGTCGTGGTGCTAACGAAGTGTTGGTGGAAGCCGGTCCGCGCCTGGCTGGGGCGTTTGCCCGCCTGGGCCTGGTGGATGAGTATCAGTTGTTTGTGGCGCCCAAGCTGCTGGGTTCCAGCGCGCGGCCGCTGCTTGATCTGCCGCTGGCGCGGATGGCCGATGCTCCAGCGCTGAAGATTGTCGAAATGCGCGCAGTGGGTGATGACTGGCGGATTATCGCGGTGCCTCAGTCGGTCGCGTGA
- the nrdR gene encoding transcriptional regulator NrdR has translation MHCPFCAANDTKVIDSRLVAEGEQVRRRRECLACEERFTTFETAELVMPRLIKQDGSRQPFDEDKLRAGMQRALEKRPVSIERLEAAIAHIKHKLRATGEREIKSLVLGELVMAELQKLDEVAYIRFASVYKRFQDLNEFREEIDRLSREPAKG, from the coding sequence ATGCACTGTCCTTTTTGCGCTGCCAATGACACCAAAGTGATCGACTCGCGCCTGGTTGCCGAGGGTGAGCAGGTGCGGCGTCGGCGTGAGTGCCTGGCCTGTGAGGAACGTTTCACCACCTTTGAAACGGCCGAATTGGTCATGCCCCGGCTGATCAAGCAAGACGGCAGCCGCCAACCCTTCGATGAAGACAAGCTGCGTGCCGGCATGCAGCGTGCTCTGGAAAAACGCCCGGTGAGCATCGAGCGTCTGGAAGCGGCCATCGCCCACATTAAACACAAGCTGCGCGCCACCGGCGAGCGCGAGATCAAGTCCTTGGTACTCGGTGAGTTGGTGATGGCCGAGCTGCAAAAACTCGATGAAGTGGCCTATATCCGTTTCGCCTCGGTGTACAAACGTTTCCAGGACCTCAACGAGTTCCGCGAGGAAATCGACCGTCTGTCCCGCGAGCCTGCCAAAGGTTGA
- a CDS encoding YbaY family lipoprotein: MPLQPLILSSLIALLTACASDKPAPVEPAQPVPVQLPAKAAPLPAYQRELSGSLLNVPHEAEVELALLAVDSRGNPEALLGNIQLRGTGGALGFRLPFNPETFNKHSRIELHGRANQAGRLILRLPQQRIARGETQTLGELRLVPAP; this comes from the coding sequence ATGCCGTTACAACCGCTGATCCTTTCGAGCCTGATCGCCCTGCTGACAGCCTGCGCCAGCGACAAACCCGCGCCTGTCGAGCCCGCTCAGCCGGTGCCGGTTCAACTCCCAGCAAAAGCGGCGCCACTGCCGGCCTATCAGCGCGAGCTGAGTGGCAGCCTGCTCAACGTACCCCATGAGGCGGAGGTTGAACTGGCTCTGCTGGCGGTCGACTCGCGCGGCAACCCTGAAGCGCTACTGGGCAATATCCAGCTACGCGGCACCGGAGGCGCGCTGGGCTTTCGCCTGCCGTTCAACCCGGAAACCTTTAACAAACACTCGCGTATCGAGTTGCATGGCCGAGCCAACCAGGCCGGCAGGTTGATTCTGCGTTTGCCGCAGCAGCGGATTGCCCGTGGTGAAACTCAGACGCTTGGTGAGCTGCGCCTGGTGCCTGCTCCATGA
- a CDS encoding class I SAM-dependent methyltransferase yields MTAPAALQTALSELLGDAQLNAAPLPGTDLKLWLIDADNMDRAFNPEETRRILEEPPYWCFCWASGLVLARWLAEHPEWVRGKRVLDFGAGSGVVAIAAAKAGALEVVACDLDPLAIEACRANAALNNVMLSYSADFFAETDRFDLIIVADVLYDRANLPLLDQFLSRGRQALVADSRVRDFQHPLYQRLGIWEACTWPDLAEPTEFRYVSLYHAERA; encoded by the coding sequence ATGACGGCACCGGCCGCCTTACAAACGGCGCTCAGCGAACTGCTCGGCGACGCCCAGCTCAATGCCGCGCCCCTGCCCGGCACTGACCTCAAGCTGTGGCTGATTGATGCTGACAATATGGACCGCGCCTTCAACCCCGAAGAAACCCGACGCATCCTCGAAGAACCGCCCTATTGGTGTTTCTGCTGGGCCAGTGGCCTGGTACTCGCGCGCTGGCTGGCCGAGCACCCCGAATGGGTGCGTGGCAAGCGTGTGCTGGACTTCGGTGCGGGTTCAGGCGTGGTCGCAATTGCCGCTGCCAAGGCCGGTGCGCTGGAAGTGGTGGCCTGCGACCTTGACCCGCTGGCTATCGAAGCCTGCCGCGCCAACGCGGCGCTGAATAACGTGATGCTGAGTTACTCCGCCGACTTCTTCGCCGAGACCGATCGCTTTGATCTGATCATCGTCGCCGACGTGCTGTATGACCGCGCCAACCTGCCTCTGCTCGATCAATTCCTTAGCCGCGGTCGCCAGGCGCTGGTCGCCGACTCACGGGTCCGCGACTTCCAGCACCCGCTGTATCAGCGCCTCGGCATATGGGAAGCCTGTACCTGGCCAGACCTGGCCGAACCGACCGAATTTCGTTATGTCAGCCTGTACCACGCCGAGCGTGCTTGA
- the trxA gene encoding thioredoxin, producing the protein MSDSPYIFDIAGSASFEKLVIENSFEQPVLVDFWAEWCAPCKALMPLLAKITEEYRGELLLAKVNCDIEQDIVARFGIRSLPTVVLFKDGQPVDGFTGAQPESAIRELLKTHVAEPAPEAADPMEAAQALFSEGRFADAEAVLKVLLTENNEHATALILYARCLAERNELDEAEAVLNAVKGDEHKQALAGARAQLTFLRQASELPDAASLKTRLAQNADDDEACYQLAVQQLARQHYEPALDALLKLFVRNRSYADGLAHKTLLQVFDLLGNDHPLVTAYRRKLYQAIY; encoded by the coding sequence ATGAGTGACTCCCCTTATATTTTTGACATAGCAGGCAGCGCCAGCTTCGAAAAGCTGGTGATCGAAAATTCCTTTGAGCAACCCGTGCTGGTGGATTTCTGGGCCGAATGGTGTGCGCCCTGCAAGGCGCTGATGCCACTGCTGGCGAAGATCACCGAGGAGTATCGAGGCGAGCTGCTGCTGGCCAAGGTCAATTGCGATATTGAGCAGGATATAGTCGCCCGCTTTGGCATTCGTAGCCTGCCTACCGTGGTGCTGTTCAAAGATGGCCAACCGGTCGACGGTTTTACCGGCGCCCAGCCGGAGTCGGCGATTCGCGAACTGCTCAAGACCCACGTTGCCGAACCTGCCCCGGAGGCAGCCGACCCAATGGAAGCGGCGCAAGCCCTGTTCAGCGAAGGCCGCTTCGCCGATGCCGAGGCCGTGCTTAAAGTCTTATTAACGGAAAACAACGAGCACGCCACCGCGCTGATTCTCTACGCCCGCTGCCTGGCCGAACGTAACGAGCTGGACGAAGCCGAAGCGGTGCTCAACGCGGTAAAAGGTGATGAACACAAGCAGGCTTTAGCCGGCGCCCGCGCTCAGCTGACTTTTCTGCGCCAGGCCAGCGAACTGCCCGACGCTGCCAGCCTGAAAACCCGCCTGGCGCAAAACGCCGATGACGATGAAGCCTGCTATCAACTGGCCGTGCAACAGCTGGCGCGCCAGCACTACGAGCCGGCGCTGGATGCCCTGCTTAAGTTATTTGTACGCAATCGCAGCTACGCCGACGGCCTTGCACATAAAACCTTGCTGCAAGTCTTCGACCTGCTCGGCAACGACCACCCACTGGTCACCGCCTACCGACGCAAGCTGTACCAGGCGATTTACTAA
- a CDS encoding DUF2796 domain-containing protein → MRRLLLALPFALLPLATALAASHDHEHEHHEEHSSLDAHEHGAAQLNIVLDGKVLELQLESPAMNLVGFEHAAKSDADKAKVTAARSQLKQPKALFGVNAGDCSVRKAELESPLFAENAHEHKEHPAQDQGSEHNDIDAHYIFDCQTPDELKQLDLAELFKRFPATQKIQVQLIGPNGQQGLELTPAQPSLSF, encoded by the coding sequence ATGCGCCGCCTGCTACTCGCCTTGCCTTTCGCGCTATTGCCCCTGGCCACCGCCCTGGCAGCCAGTCACGACCATGAACATGAACACCATGAAGAACACAGCAGCCTGGACGCCCACGAACACGGCGCCGCACAACTCAACATCGTGCTCGATGGCAAGGTGCTGGAACTGCAACTGGAGAGCCCGGCTATGAACCTGGTGGGCTTCGAACATGCCGCCAAAAGCGATGCCGATAAAGCCAAGGTCACTGCGGCACGCAGCCAGCTGAAGCAGCCAAAAGCGCTGTTCGGCGTGAATGCAGGCGACTGCAGCGTTCGCAAGGCAGAGTTAGAAAGCCCGCTGTTTGCAGAGAACGCGCATGAGCACAAAGAACACCCCGCTCAGGACCAGGGCAGCGAGCACAATGACATCGACGCGCACTACATTTTCGATTGCCAGACGCCTGACGAGTTGAAGCAGCTTGATCTAGCCGAGCTGTTCAAGCGCTTCCCCGCCACCCAGAAAATTCAGGTACAACTGATCGGCCCGAATGGCCAGCAGGGCCTGGAATTGACACCCGCGCAGCCGTCCCTGAGTTTCTAA
- a CDS encoding ABC transporter ATP-binding protein encodes MSAALIQLSNLGFAWPGQPELLDIDTFTLQRGESLFLKGPSGSGKTTLLGLLGGVQQPNRGSIQLLEQDLSRLSVSARDRFRVDHTGYIFQQFNLLPFLSVCENVELPCHFSKLRAARATQRHGSVAKATSSLLAHLGLHQPELLERRAGDLSIGQQQRVAAARALIGQPELVIADEPTSALDADAREAFLELLFAECREAGSSLLFVSHDQSLARLFDRSLSLAELNKATRLAEI; translated from the coding sequence ATGAGTGCAGCCCTGATCCAACTGTCCAACCTCGGCTTTGCCTGGCCCGGCCAGCCCGAGTTACTGGACATCGACACCTTCACCCTGCAACGCGGTGAAAGCCTGTTTCTCAAAGGCCCCAGCGGCAGCGGCAAGACCACCTTACTGGGCCTGCTCGGCGGCGTGCAGCAACCCAATCGCGGTAGCATCCAGCTGCTTGAGCAGGACTTGAGCCGGCTCTCGGTCAGCGCCCGCGACCGTTTTCGCGTCGATCACACCGGCTACATCTTCCAGCAATTCAACCTGCTGCCATTTCTCTCGGTGTGCGAGAACGTAGAGCTGCCTTGCCACTTCTCCAAACTGCGTGCCGCTCGCGCCACTCAGCGCCATGGCAGCGTGGCCAAGGCCACCAGTAGCCTGCTCGCCCACCTCGGTCTGCACCAGCCCGAGCTGCTGGAGCGGCGCGCCGGTGACCTGTCGATTGGCCAGCAACAGCGCGTCGCCGCTGCCCGCGCGCTGATTGGCCAGCCCGAGCTGGTGATCGCCGACGAGCCCACTTCGGCTCTGGATGCCGACGCCCGCGAGGCCTTTCTCGAATTGCTGTTCGCCGAATGCCGCGAAGCCGGCTCCAGCTTGCTGTTTGTCAGCCATGACCAGAGCCTGGCGCGACTGTTCGACCGCAGCCTGTCGTTGGCAGAGCTGAACAAAGCCACCCGCTTGGCGGAGATTTAA
- a CDS encoding ABC transporter permease: MYLLRLALASLGNRRFTAWLTVFAIALSVCLLLAVERVRTEARASFANTISGTDLIVGARSGSVNLLLYSVFRIGNATNNIRWDSFEHLAEHRQVKWAIPISLGDSHRGYRVMGTSPAYFEHYRYARTQALQLSSGRAFTDDPFEVVLGAEVAQALDYQLDQELVLAHGVATISLVKHDDKPFKVVGILKRTGTPVDRTLHISLAGMEALHVDWQNGMPARGAAKVSAEQARGMALKPQQITAVLLGLNSKIATFSLQREINEFRGEPLLAILPGVALQELWSLMGTAEKALFVVSLFVVLTGLIGMLTAILTSLNERRREMAILRSVGARPWHIASLLIVEAFALALAGVLLGLLLLYVGIAGAQGYVQANYGLYLPLNLPTRYEWTLLGAILSAALLMGCVPAWRAYRQSLADGLSIRL; the protein is encoded by the coding sequence ATGTATCTACTGCGTCTCGCGCTGGCCAGCTTGGGCAACCGCCGCTTTACTGCGTGGCTGACGGTGTTCGCCATCGCGCTCTCTGTGTGTTTGTTGCTCGCGGTGGAGCGGGTGCGTACCGAAGCCCGCGCCAGTTTCGCCAACACCATCAGCGGCACCGACCTGATCGTCGGCGCGCGCTCGGGCAGCGTCAACTTGTTGCTGTACTCGGTGTTTCGCATCGGCAATGCCACCAACAACATCCGCTGGGACAGCTTCGAGCACCTCGCCGAGCACCGCCAGGTGAAGTGGGCCATCCCGATCTCCCTCGGCGACTCACACCGCGGTTATCGGGTGATGGGCACCAGCCCAGCGTATTTCGAGCACTACCGCTACGCCCGCACTCAGGCCCTGCAACTGAGCAGCGGCCGCGCCTTTACCGATGACCCGTTCGAAGTAGTGCTCGGCGCGGAAGTAGCCCAGGCGCTTGACTACCAGCTCGACCAAGAGCTGGTGCTGGCCCATGGCGTGGCCACCATCAGTCTGGTCAAGCATGACGACAAACCGTTCAAGGTGGTCGGCATACTCAAACGCACCGGCACTCCGGTGGATCGCACCCTGCATATTTCCCTGGCCGGCATGGAAGCCCTGCATGTCGACTGGCAGAACGGTATGCCGGCACGCGGCGCGGCCAAGGTCAGTGCTGAACAAGCACGGGGCATGGCGCTGAAACCGCAACAAATCACCGCCGTGCTGCTAGGACTGAACAGCAAGATCGCCACCTTCAGCCTGCAACGGGAGATCAACGAATTTCGTGGCGAACCGCTACTGGCGATTCTGCCCGGCGTGGCGCTGCAGGAGTTGTGGAGCCTGATGGGCACCGCTGAAAAAGCCCTGTTTGTGGTGTCGCTGTTTGTCGTACTGACGGGACTGATCGGCATGCTCACCGCCATTCTCACCAGCCTCAACGAACGCCGCCGAGAGATGGCCATTTTGCGCTCGGTCGGCGCCCGCCCTTGGCATATCGCCAGCCTGCTGATTGTCGAAGCCTTTGCTCTGGCGCTGGCCGGGGTGCTGCTGGGCCTGTTGCTGCTGTATGTGGGCATCGCCGGCGCGCAGGGTTATGTGCAGGCGAATTACGGCCTGTACCTGCCACTAAACCTACCGACGCGCTATGAGTGGACGCTGCTCGGCGCTATCCTGAGCGCCGCCCTGTTAATGGGTTGTGTACCGGCCTGGCGTGCGTATCGCCAATCCCTGGCCGATGGTTTATCGATCCGTTTATGA
- a CDS encoding DUF3299 domain-containing protein, whose amino-acid sequence MHRSLLATLLLILALPLAAAEVRELTWSEMVPADAPPQVTEPAPMHDLSQLADALAESGPATMQQSPAAPVVQALDGQAVKLPGYIVPLDVTEEGRVTEFLLVPYFGACIHVPPPPSNQIVHVTTELGVMMDALYQPFWIEGPIKVEQTSSELAEAGYQMEAEKIYAYELPDS is encoded by the coding sequence ATGCACCGCTCTCTACTCGCCACCCTGTTACTCATTCTGGCCCTGCCACTGGCGGCGGCCGAGGTGCGCGAGCTGACCTGGTCAGAAATGGTCCCCGCCGATGCACCGCCGCAAGTCACTGAGCCGGCGCCCATGCATGATCTCTCGCAGTTAGCCGATGCCCTGGCTGAATCTGGCCCGGCGACGATGCAGCAATCGCCGGCAGCGCCCGTGGTACAGGCGCTGGATGGCCAAGCGGTGAAGTTGCCAGGCTATATCGTGCCGCTGGACGTCACCGAAGAAGGCCGGGTGACCGAGTTCTTGCTGGTGCCGTACTTCGGCGCCTGCATTCACGTACCGCCACCACCCTCCAATCAGATCGTGCACGTGACCACTGAGCTGGGTGTGATGATGGATGCGCTGTACCAGCCGTTCTGGATCGAAGGCCCAATCAAAGTTGAGCAGACCAGCAGCGAGCTGGCCGAAGCGGGCTATCAGATGGAAGCTGAAAAGATTTACGCCTATGAGCTGCCCGACAGCTAA